The Pyxidicoccus sp. MSG2 DNA segment GACGGCCTCGCGCTGCTGCCACGCGCTGCGCAGCGCCTTCTGCCAGGTGTCGGCCGTGGCGCTCTCCAGCGCGTTACCGGTGAGCAGGTCATACAGCGCCTGGGTGGCGTCCGTCGGCCGGGGCCCGGGCGTCTGCTTGTTGAGCACGGTCCACAGCGCGGGGAGGCGCTCCTCCAGCAGGGTGGCGAAGTCCACCAGCAGGAAGCGCGTGGTCTCCTTCTGCACCTCCACCGCTTCGGTGGTGGTCTTCGTCCAGGCGCGGAGCTGCTCGTACGGGACGATGACCTGTCCCTCGGCCTCGTCCGCGATCATCTCCTTCGGGTTCAGGCCCGTGCTCGGGTCGCTGTCCTCGAAGGCGTTGGCGGACTCGAAGGTGTCGCGGCTGGAGGTCGGCACCAGCCCCACCAGCATCCGCCGGCGCTTGCCGTCCGCGGTGAAGTTCACCGGGAACAGGGGCAGCAGTTCCTCGCCCTTCGCCAGCGTGCCCACCTGCGCGGTGGTGAGCTCCTTCCAGATTCGACGCTTGCCCCTCGGGTCCGTGGCGTCGGGCACCCACGCGCCCTCCTTGCCACTGCCCAGTTCCTTGCGCAGCACGAAGGCGGCCTTCTCGCCCTTGGGCAGGTCCACCACGTGGTCCGGCATGCCGGGCAGGCGGCACACGAGGCTCGAGGCCACCAGGTAGAAGCGCCCATGCGCCGGCTGGTACAGCTTGGGCGTGCGCGTCGAGTCGACCGGGCCCTCGCCGGGGAAGCGCTCACCGAAGCTCTCGAACTTCGTCACCAGCAGGTCCGTCAGGTCCGGCTTGGGCGCCTGCTGGAGCCGCTCGGCCAGTTCCTCCATGAAGCGGTCCGAGTCGAACTGGAGGATGCCCGGCGCCTGGATGCGCGCCAGCTTGTCCGTGCCCGCCCACAGCGGCGACGCCGACACCCACTGCACGGCGTGGGGGAGCGTGGTGGCCATCATCACCATACGTTCCCCGCGCCCGGCGTATAGGAAGAGCTGACGACGCTGTTGGTGATGACCGTGTCCGCCTGCACCACGCCGCTGAACTTGGACATGCCCGCGTTGACGGTGAGCATGCCGGCGGAAATCTCCGCGGTGCTGGCGTTGATGGTCACCTTCGCGGAGGCCGTCACGGTGATGCCGCTGGACTCCAGCTTCACCGAGTTGCCGTTGCTGTCCGCCACCTCGATGGAGCCGGGCCCGTCCTTGAGCGTCACCTTCTGGCCGCCGGGCGTCTCCAGGCTGAGCGTCTCCTGGCCGTCCGTGTCGTCGAGCGTAATCACCACGCCGTTGCGCGAGCGCAGCACCTTCTTCGCGTTCTTCCCCGCGCCGTCCATGCTCTCCGGCGGCGCGTCCTTGCCGTTCCACAGCGCGCCCACCACGTAGGGCCGGCGCGGGTCTCCGGCCTCGAAGCCCACCAGCACCTCGTCCTCCACGTCGGGGACGAACCACGAGCCGCGGTTGTTGCCGCCCATCAGCGTGGCCAGTCGGGCCCAGGCCTCATAGTGTCCGCCGCCCGCCGCGTCCGCCGCCCACGGCAGCGCCACCTTCACCCGGCCCTGGCTGTCCGGGTCCTTGATGTCGGTGACGCGCGCCGGGTACAGCCCATAGAAGCGGCCGCCCAGACCTCCGGGCACGCGCTCGTCCGCGACCATCTCCCACGCCGAGCCGTCCATCATGACGCCCTCCCCAGGCCCGCCCGCTCCGCGACGAACTCCGTGCGCAGGCCGCGCTCGGCGTCGAACAGGTGCTTCACCTCGGCCAGGTGGTACTTGCCGCTGAACATCGGCCCCAGG contains these protein-coding regions:
- a CDS encoding phage baseplate assembly protein V, whose protein sequence is MMDGSAWEMVADERVPGGLGGRFYGLYPARVTDIKDPDSQGRVKVALPWAADAAGGGHYEAWARLATLMGGNNRGSWFVPDVEDEVLVGFEAGDPRRPYVVGALWNGKDAPPESMDGAGKNAKKVLRSRNGVVITLDDTDGQETLSLETPGGQKVTLKDGPGSIEVADSNGNSVKLESSGITVTASAKVTINASTAEISAGMLTVNAGMSKFSGVVQADTVITNSVVSSSYTPGAGNVW